The proteins below come from a single Verrucomicrobiota bacterium genomic window:
- a CDS encoding amidohydrolase family protein, whose protein sequence is MPAHLRVTPANPMRWIVVGQLLDAKNRRVLKKAHLVYNQNRILHVGTEAPEAAILNGQKTPDLILPEYTVMPGLIEGHSHIFLEGAELAAEKRTDYQKQDPQTLYQKAETRLRTLARLGIIAMRDGGDKDQVGLRLSKVTAAKDCPPFTANVFSPGAGIYRQGRYGNFFGKPLEDHANIESCVQARIAEGADHIKIVPTGIINFVKGQVAAKPQFSVEEIQQFQQAAHAQHRHLMAHASGEVGVGYAIDGGVDTVEHGFFITEDQLRRMRDQDISWVLTFAPVQEQLDHADIMGWTGETLNHLKQILENHARSLQKAIGLGVNVLVGSDSGSCGVAHGTGLLYEMELLENAGMPTLEILCQVTHGNNKVLTNKQPYGSLETGFKPRFIVTKSNPLETVKNLSCERWVVFDGATESSATVSLENL, encoded by the coding sequence ATGCCAGCTCATTTAAGAGTCACCCCTGCAAATCCGATGCGTTGGATTGTAGTGGGTCAATTGCTGGATGCGAAAAACCGGCGGGTTCTTAAAAAAGCGCATTTAGTCTATAACCAGAACCGCATTTTGCATGTGGGCACCGAAGCGCCGGAGGCGGCAATTCTAAATGGGCAAAAGACTCCCGATTTGATCCTTCCCGAATATACGGTCATGCCCGGATTGATCGAGGGTCACTCGCATATCTTTCTCGAAGGCGCGGAGTTGGCGGCCGAAAAGCGGACCGACTACCAGAAGCAAGATCCTCAAACGCTTTATCAGAAGGCCGAAACCCGTCTCCGCACCCTGGCGCGCCTCGGGATAATCGCCATGCGCGACGGTGGGGACAAGGATCAGGTTGGCCTGCGCTTGAGCAAGGTCACCGCCGCCAAAGACTGCCCACCGTTCACCGCCAACGTCTTCAGTCCAGGCGCCGGCATCTACCGGCAGGGACGCTACGGTAATTTTTTTGGAAAACCATTGGAAGACCATGCCAATATTGAAAGCTGCGTCCAAGCGCGGATTGCCGAAGGCGCGGATCATATTAAAATCGTTCCCACCGGAATCATTAATTTCGTCAAAGGCCAGGTCGCCGCCAAGCCTCAGTTCAGCGTTGAAGAAATTCAACAGTTTCAGCAGGCGGCGCACGCGCAGCACAGGCATCTCATGGCCCATGCTTCCGGTGAGGTTGGCGTGGGGTATGCAATTGATGGCGGAGTGGACACGGTGGAACATGGTTTCTTTATTACGGAGGATCAATTGAGAAGAATGCGCGACCAAGATATTTCGTGGGTGCTCACCTTTGCGCCCGTTCAGGAACAACTGGATCATGCCGACATCATGGGCTGGACCGGTGAAACGCTGAACCACTTGAAGCAGATTCTCGAAAACCACGCGCGCAGTCTTCAAAAAGCAATTGGGCTGGGCGTCAACGTGCTCGTCGGCAGCGATTCCGGATCGTGTGGCGTCGCTCACGGGACGGGGTTGCTGTACGAGATGGAACTGCTCGAGAACGCGGGGATGCCCACCCTTGAAATCCTCTGCCAGGTGACGCATGGAAACAATAAAGTGTTAACCAACAAACAACCTTACGGATCGCTCGAGACTGGTTTTAAGCCCCGCTTCATCGTGACAAAAAGCAATCCACTGGAAACGGTGAAGAACCTCTCGTGCGAGCGGTGGGTGGTGTTTGATGGCGCGACTGAGAGCAGCGCCACGGTCAGTCTTGAGAATTTGTAA
- a CDS encoding dihydropteroate synthase, with protein MNPTKLHVIGELMNNSYARARKAWQARNVAGYQELAKIQTNLGASHLTLNIDGTQKLPVTLQEMLDFLPLVIPAIQEVTDVPLSFDNPNVAFHRECLKHFNPAKSNGRPILNSISVSRDNIAEMIQVARTHDMNVIVMVSECLMPDGSHGSAKTVGDILTTTNFFVSMLHEQAGIANDRIIIDPGLAPIASDTSGLINRCLDSIQAIRSEKNLAGIHISVGLSNFAIGTPKPMQVPLDRAFLCLAMEAGLDFALSNPEKNTVPMSKDEKLVQDLIHILEAGRVRSGETQEDAGYRQLDALMELWDDEN; from the coding sequence ATGAATCCAACGAAACTTCACGTCATCGGCGAACTGATGAACAATTCCTACGCTCGCGCCCGGAAAGCATGGCAGGCGCGCAATGTTGCCGGTTACCAGGAGCTGGCCAAAATCCAGACAAATCTCGGCGCTTCCCACCTGACCCTCAACATTGACGGCACTCAAAAACTTCCCGTGACGCTCCAGGAGATGCTCGACTTTCTGCCACTGGTCATTCCCGCCATTCAGGAAGTGACCGACGTGCCCCTCAGTTTTGACAATCCGAACGTCGCCTTTCATCGCGAATGTCTCAAGCACTTCAATCCGGCGAAATCCAATGGTCGTCCGATCCTTAATTCAATTTCCGTCTCGCGAGATAACATCGCGGAAATGATCCAGGTGGCACGCACGCACGACATGAACGTGATCGTTATGGTTTCCGAGTGTTTGATGCCGGACGGCTCTCATGGTTCGGCCAAAACCGTCGGGGATATTTTGACCACGACGAATTTTTTTGTCTCCATGCTTCACGAGCAGGCTGGCATCGCCAATGACCGCATCATCATCGATCCGGGGTTGGCGCCCATTGCTTCCGACACCAGCGGGCTGATCAACCGCTGCCTCGATTCAATCCAGGCGATTCGTTCCGAAAAAAACCTGGCGGGCATTCATATCTCGGTCGGACTTTCAAACTTCGCCATCGGCACCCCCAAACCGATGCAAGTTCCGCTGGATAGAGCCTTCCTCTGTCTGGCGATGGAAGCGGGCCTGGACTTTGCGCTCTCAAATCCTGAGAAAAATACCGTCCCGATGTCCAAGGACGAAAAGCTCGTTCAAGATTTAATCCACATTCTTGAAGCGGGCAGAGTTCGATCAGGCGAGACCCAGGAAGATGCGGGCTACCGGCAACTGGATGCGTTGATGGAACTTTGGGATGATGAAAACTGA
- a CDS encoding methylenetetrahydrofolate reductase C-terminal domain-containing protein, which translates to MIDLQSNLRLKAILSETDRFPLGVELVSTRGTMTQQQTLKTRNFSADLTHSPRVDWVSITDNAGGNPQLAPIALGTPILYAGKEVIIHLTCKDFNRYALESQLWLLASQGFHNILALTGDYPIESFEGRAKPVFDIDSVALLTLIEKMNEGLEVTSGSARIPTKLDATHFFAGAVTSNFKFHENTLLPQYYKLEKKILSGAKFIINQIGFDSRKGHELLEYLRLRQLDHIPVVGNVYVLSPFVARLFNQMKIPGVILTNELNEICQKQGASPDKGKKFFHEFAAKQLAIYRGVGYKAGYLGGVHSYAEIEEILDLEKSFAPDDWKLFAREISFSRPGEFFLFEPDKATGLCRPGKVNQAWKKSLRERHSNKNVTLGYHLAKRFHSLMFEKGKGLAPLAEKICQKAKNPSQGPPGMRFIEQLSKAVLYSCQDCGDCSLEETAFLCPESQCAKNQRNGPCGGTRDGKCEVFDYECIWARAYDRLKYEGKSEQLLDHVPVIQNQGLRGTSSWANFWLGKDHTSKKAAAEPS; encoded by the coding sequence ATGATTGATTTGCAATCCAACCTGCGGCTGAAAGCAATCCTCTCGGAAACGGATCGTTTTCCGCTCGGGGTCGAGTTGGTTTCCACGCGGGGCACCATGACGCAACAGCAAACGTTGAAAACCCGGAATTTTTCAGCCGACCTGACGCACAGCCCGCGAGTGGATTGGGTGTCCATCACGGACAATGCCGGAGGAAATCCGCAACTCGCCCCCATCGCCTTGGGCACGCCGATTCTGTATGCCGGAAAGGAAGTCATCATCCATCTGACGTGCAAAGATTTCAACCGTTACGCGCTGGAAAGCCAGCTCTGGCTGCTGGCCAGTCAAGGGTTTCACAATATCTTGGCGTTAACCGGAGACTACCCGATCGAGAGTTTTGAAGGTCGCGCCAAGCCGGTTTTCGACATCGATTCCGTGGCGTTGTTGACCCTGATTGAGAAGATGAATGAGGGGCTGGAGGTCACCTCGGGCAGCGCCAGAATTCCAACGAAGCTCGACGCGACGCATTTTTTTGCCGGCGCGGTGACGAGTAATTTCAAATTTCATGAGAACACCCTGCTGCCCCAGTATTACAAGTTGGAGAAAAAGATTTTAAGCGGGGCGAAATTTATCATCAATCAGATTGGGTTCGATTCCCGCAAGGGTCACGAACTGCTCGAATACCTCCGCTTGCGGCAACTGGATCACATCCCGGTGGTTGGCAACGTCTATGTGTTAAGTCCTTTCGTGGCGCGCCTGTTCAATCAAATGAAAATTCCGGGCGTTATCCTCACGAACGAGCTCAACGAAATATGTCAAAAACAGGGAGCTTCCCCCGATAAAGGCAAAAAGTTTTTTCACGAATTTGCCGCGAAGCAACTCGCTATCTATCGGGGAGTCGGTTACAAGGCGGGCTACCTGGGCGGGGTTCACAGCTACGCGGAGATTGAAGAAATTCTCGATTTGGAAAAATCCTTCGCCCCGGATGATTGGAAACTTTTTGCCAGGGAAATCTCCTTTTCCCGCCCGGGCGAATTCTTCCTTTTTGAACCAGACAAAGCTACCGGCCTGTGCCGTCCTGGCAAAGTGAATCAGGCATGGAAGAAATCCTTGCGCGAAAGGCATTCCAACAAAAATGTCACCTTGGGCTACCACCTTGCGAAGCGATTTCATTCGCTGATGTTCGAAAAAGGAAAAGGATTGGCGCCACTGGCCGAAAAGATCTGCCAAAAAGCAAAGAATCCCAGTCAAGGCCCGCCGGGGATGCGCTTCATTGAGCAGCTCTCAAAAGCGGTGCTGTATTCCTGTCAGGATTGTGGCGATTGCTCACTGGAGGAGACCGCTTTCTTATGTCCCGAGTCGCAATGCGCCAAGAATCAGCGAAATGGGCCCTGCGGCGGTACACGGGATGGCAAATGCGAGGTCTTTGACTATGAGTGCATTTGGGCGCGGGCTTATGATCGCCTGAAATACGAAGGAAAATCCGAACAACTTCTCGATCACGTCCCCGTCATCCAGAACCAGGGGCTGCGCGGAACCTCCAGTTGGGCAAATTTCTGGCTGGGTAAGGATCACACTTCAAAAAAGGCCGCGGCGGAACCCTCATGA